One segment of Schistocerca piceifrons isolate TAMUIC-IGC-003096 unplaced genomic scaffold, iqSchPice1.1 HiC_scaffold_2356, whole genome shotgun sequence DNA contains the following:
- the LOC124742896 gene encoding valacyclovir hydrolase-like — MFFSHILTKALCSCHTGLPQKYGNSNKFILNCYSTVTKEQNVIVGEQVINYLKVGTGQHHLLLLPGALGSIWTDFKPQVEGGSGQSKYTIIAWDPPGYGHSQPPPHDFPPDFFFRDATCAAKLIEVLNINKYSLLGWSDGGITALIKAGKYPQNVKKLIVWGANAFISAEDAEIYKGIHDVSAMSERYWKPMEDLYGVKGFAELWAAWVDTMVRMQRGQEICFQEWET, encoded by the coding sequence ATGTTTTTTAGTCACATATTGACAAAAGCACTTTGCAGTTGTCACACAGGACTGCCACAAaagtatggtaacagtaataaatttatCTTAAACTGCTATAGCACAGTTACGAAGGAACAAAATGTTATTGTTGGAGAACAAGTTATTAACTATTTGAAGGTCGGTACGGGACAGCATCATTTATTGCTTCTACCGGGGGCCCTAGGTTCCATTTGGACTGATTTTAAGCCACAAGTAGAAGGTGGCTCAGGCCAGTCAAAGTACACTATTATAGCATGGGATCCTCCAGGCTATGGGCACAGCCAACCTCCTCCACATGACTTCCCACCAGATTTCTTCTTCAGGGATGCAACTTGTGCAGCCAAGCTCATTGAAGTACTGAATATCAACAAATACTCACTTCTGGGGTGGAGTGATGGAGGTATCACAGCACTAATAAAGGCCGGCAAATATCCCCAAAATGTCAAGAAATTAATTGTTTGGGGTGCAAATGCTTTCATCAGTGCTGAAGATGCTGAAATTTACAAAGGTATCCATGATGTTAGTGCAATGTCAGAACGCTATTGGAAACCCATGGAAGATCTGTATGGGGTAAAAGGATTTGCAGAGTTGTGGGCTGCATGGGTGGATACAATGGTACGCATGCAACGTGGGCAGGAAATATGTTTTCAAGAATGGGAAACATAA